The following coding sequences are from one Lolium rigidum isolate FL_2022 chromosome 6, APGP_CSIRO_Lrig_0.1, whole genome shotgun sequence window:
- the LOC124668516 gene encoding glutathione S-transferase 1-like, with protein sequence MAPVKLYGATLSWNVTRCVAALEEAGVDYEIVPINFGTGEHKSPEHLARNPFGQVPALQDGDLYVFESRAICKYACRKNKPELLKEGDLKESAMVDVWLEVEANQYTAALSPIVFECLVHPMLGGATDQKVVEENLGKIKKVLEVYEARLTKYKYLAGDYLSLADLNHVSVTLCLGATPHASLFDAYPHVKAWWTGLLARPSVQKVASLMKP encoded by the exons ATGGCTCCCGTGAAGCTGTACGGCGCGACCCTGTCGTGGAACGTGACGAGGTGCGTGGCCGCGCTGGAGGAGGCCGGCGTCGACTACGAGATCGTGCCAATCAACTTCGGCACCGGCGAGCACAAGAGCCCCGAGCACCTCGCCAGGAAC CCATTTGGTCAGGTGCCCGCTTTGCAGGATGGTGACCTGTACGTCTTCG AGTCCCGTGCTATTTGCAAGTATGCATGCCGCAAGAACAAACCAGAGCTGTTGAAGGAGGGCGACCTGAAGGAGTCAGCCATGGTTGATGTCTGGCTTGAAGTTGAGGCCAATCAGTACACCGCTGCACTGAGCCCCATTGTCTTCGAGTGCCTCGTCCACCCTATGCTCGGCGGAGCTACTGACCAGAAAGTCGTCGAGGAAAACCTTGGCAAGATTAAGAAGGTGCTGGAGGTGTACGAGGCACGCCTGACCAAGTACAAGTACCTGGCTGGAGACTACCTCAGCCTTGCGGACCTTAACCATGTGTCTGTCACCCTTTGCCTGGGAGCTACACCGCATGCATCTTTGTTCGACGCATACCCTCATGTGAAAGCCTGGTGGACTGGCTTGTTGGCGAGGCCGTCTGTCCAGAAGGTCGCTTCGCTGATGAAGCCATGA
- the LOC124667543 gene encoding PLASMODESMATA CALLOSE-BINDING PROTEIN 3-like, with product MMASPAFLLLLLAASIRGSAAAWCVCRADANETALQETLDYACGQGADCTPVATGGSCHSPDSVVAHCSYAANSYYQRSSQTKGATCDFGGTATLTTTDPSTGTCKYPASASSAGTSTGNGTAPGAGVGTNPSSPGGATNPATPGMGGTFTTPIGGASGPSASIIGPESSDAPAATAASIGLRVLLGVASVLAFFVQ from the exons ATGATGGCGAGTCCGGCGTTCTTGCTGCTCCTGCTGGCGGCGTCAATCAGGGGCTCCGCCGCGGCGTGGTGCGTGTGCAGGGCGGACGCGAACGAGACGGCGCTGCAGGAGACGCTGGACTACGCGTGCGGGCAGGGCGCCGACTGCACCCCGGTGGCCACCGGCGGGAGCTGCCACAGCCCCGACTCCGTGGTGGCGCACTGCTCCTACGCCGCCAACAGCTACTACCAGCGGAGCAGCCAGACCAAGGGCGCCACCTGCGACTTCGGCGGCACCGCCACCCTCACCACCACCGACCCCA GCACCGGCACCTGCAAGTACCCTGCATCTGCAAGCTCTGCAGGGACGAGCACCGGGAACGGCACGGCTCCAGGCGCTGGCGTGGGCACCAACCCTTCTTCCCCGGGAGGAGCGACGAACCCAGCCACGCCCGGCATGGGAGGGACCTTCACTACTCCAATCGGCGGCGCGTCCGGCCCCTCGGCGAGCATCATAGGCCCCGAGAGCAGCGACGCTCCAGCTGCTACCGCTGCATCCATTGGCCTCCGTGTTTTGCTCGGCGTTGCCTCCGTCCTTGCTTTCTTTGTGCAGTGA
- the LOC124668515 gene encoding glutathione S-transferase 1-like, producing MAPVKLYGMTMSWNVTRCVAALEEAGIEYDIVPIDFGAGEHKSPEHLARNPFGQMPALQDDDFYVWESRAICKYVCRKSKPELLKEDNLKESAMVDVWLEVEANQYTAALEPIILEYLVRPMFGRATDQKIVEDNLVKLKKVLEVYEARLTECKYLAGDFFSLADLTHVSSTACLAATPQAALFDAYPHVKAWWSSLMARPSVQKVAALKKPYFQSSA from the exons ATGGCTCCGGTGAAGCTGTACGGCATGACCATGTCGTGGAACGTGACAAGGTGCGTGGCCGCCCTGGAGGAGGCCGGCATCGAGTACGACATCGTACCCATCGACTTCGGCGCCGGCGAGCACAAGAGCCCCGAGCACCTCGCCAGGAAC CCCTTTGGTCAGATGCCAGCTTTGCAGGATGATGACTTCTATGTCTGGG aATCGCGTGCTATTTGCAAGTATGTGTGCCGCAAGAGCAAACCGGAGCTGTTGAAGGAGGACAACCTCAAGGAGTCAGCAATGGTGGATGTGTGGCTTGAGGTGGAGGCTAACCAGTACACGGCTGCACTGGAGCCTATTATCCTTGAGTACCTCGTCCGTCCAATGTTCGGGAGAGCCACTGACCAGAAAATCGTCGAGGATAACCTTGTGAAGCTGAAGAAGGTGTTGGAGGTCTACGAGGCGCGCCTGACCGAGTGCAAGTACCTGGCTGGAGACTTCTTCAGTCTTGCGGACCTTACCCATGTGTCTTCCACTGCATGCTTGGCGGCTACACCCCAGGCGGCTTTGTTCGACGCATATCCGCATGTGAAAGCATGGTGGTCTAGCCTGATGGCGAGGCCATCCGTTCAGAAGGTCGCTGCACTGAAGAAGCCATATTTTCAAAGTAGTGCCTAG